A single window of Engraulis encrasicolus isolate BLACKSEA-1 chromosome 20, IST_EnEncr_1.0, whole genome shotgun sequence DNA harbors:
- the LOC134435742 gene encoding IgGFc-binding protein-like isoform X1, which produces MPPVAAGANGVNLREAEKMKTMGSFSCLAILLFCGFSAADWDVLKPLPKPDGLYTDMGMCWIMGNPHFRTFDSTYYNFMGNCTYMMASSHCGDGDGVGGREVPFFAVEVKSQKRPDQEIPVVEKVTVRVYDYTFTFQRQEYGIVRYDDNLWYLPMSPDLFRVVLLQSGMSVQLVTDFGLEVLYDWKQYLVVMLPESMRDKTCGLCGNFNSKGQDDLLLPNGSPAGSISELGNAWKVRGAAGDANCGDMCDGHCEKCQSSAIGHLANKVFCNLMTDLMNGPLKECSAIIPKKVYHDYCMYDVCMGKGMKNFLCDTLQVYSDACQRAGFRVFNWRSLAGCPNPQCPKNSHYEHCGTACPATCANRKAESNCISPCVASCVCDEGFVLTGNKCVRESQCGCLYKKTGSYVPPGTTFWTDNCEESCTCEADGHLKCTSNGCPSGKECKVVKGKIGCHPSTYGTCTISGDPHYKTFDKHAYDFQGTCTYAAAKACHIEDTDLQPFSVVVENEKWSSEPNNAVAKAVVVEVYGQTFVLRINQVGVVMVDGVLTNVPCDINEGQVKIYNEGWYVVLKTDFGLRVTYDLVYRVTITVPSSYHEKTCGLCGNFNHNKYDEYRLPDGKETRSIKEFAASWKESVHGVVCDDGCTGDNCPQCPEHKKSIFENDCHIIKDPKGPFAACLNVIDPESYFRDCVYDVCMGDGDRHMLCHSIAAYVTDCQDFGVDIGDWRTSSFCPLSCPDHSHYKICGQTCDKPCPGLTSIACPETCAEGCACDHDYFYNGTGCIKWDECSCYYDGHTYKIGETVVNDDCTERYTCEASGKVKVEKIHCKSDEICKVKEGVRKCYQRDCLYESDGAFTTFSGHGGNVDVSGAFEIIKLCDGALVEEFFRVVVKLAACGNSGLKRVEAVYVFFEDMAITINAKHETWVNGKRVNLPVLFKNEISVKISEETVVVEKISALRVTYTVMQEISVTVSDHFTDKVCGACGKDSATFTVDSKTINKWMDKWRAPDFPSCDL; this is translated from the exons atgccccctgtcgcagcaggtgcaaatggtgtgaacttgagagaag CCGAGAAGATGAAGACGATGGGGAGTTTTTCTTGTCTCGCTATTTTGCTCTTTTGTG GCTTCAGTGCCGCGGATTGGGATGTGCTGAAGCCCTTGCCGAAGCCTGATGGCCTCTACACTGACATGGGCATGTGTTGGATCATGGGCAACCCCCACTTCCGCACCTTCGACAGCACCTATTACAACTTCATGGGCAACTGCACATACATGATGGCTTCAAGCCACtgtggggatggtgatggtgttggtggtcgTGAGGTCCCCTTCTTTGCCGTGGAGGTGAAAAGTCAGAAGCGCCCTGATCAGGAGATACCTGTGGTGGAGAAGGTCACCGTCAGGGTCTACGACTACACCTTCACTTTCCAACGCCAAGAATATGGAATAGTGAGA TATGACGACAACCTGTGGTATCTGCCAATGAGCCCGGACCTCTTCAGGGTAGTCCTGTTGCAAAGCGGCATGTCCGTGCAGCTGGTGACGGACTTTGGGCTGGAGGTGCTTTATGACTGGAAGCAGTACCTGGTGGTTATGCTGCCCGAATCAATGAGGGACAAGACCTGTGGCCTGTGCGGAAACTTCAACAGCAAGGGCCAGGACGACCTGCTCCTGCCAAACGGCAGCCCTGCTGGCAGCATCTCGGAGCTGGGCAACGCCTGGAAGGTGCGTGGTGCTGCCGGTGACGCCAACTGTGGCGACATGTGCGACGGCCACTGCGAGAAGTGCCAGAGCAGTGCGATAGGCCACCTGGCCAACAAGGTGTTCTGCAACCTGATGACCGACTTGATGAACGGGCCCCTGAAGGAGTGCAGCGCCATCATCCCCAAGAAGGTCTACCATGACTATTGCATGTACGACGTATGCATGGGGAAGGGCATGAAGAACTTCCTGTGCGACACGCTGCAGGTCTACAGCGATGCCTGCCAGAGGGCCGGCTTCAGGGTCTTCAACTGGAGAAGCCTGGCCGGATGCC cCAATCCTCAGTGCCCCAAGAACAGCCACTATGAGCACTGCGGCACCGCCTGCCCTGCCACATGCGCCAACAGAAAGGCAGAGTCCAACTGTATATCTCCGTGTGtcgccagctgtgtgtgtgacgAGGGTTTTGTTCTCACGGGCAACAAGTGTGTCCGCGAGTCTCAGTGCGGCTGCCTGTACAAGAAGACCGGAAGTTATGTGCCACCAG GTACTACCTTCTGGACAGACAACTGCGAGGAGTCGTGCACCTGCGAGGCCGACGGTCATCTGAAATGCACATCAAACGGGTGCCCGAGCGGGAAGGAGTGCAAGGTGGTCAAGGGGAAAATCGGTTGCCACCCCTCGACTTACGGCACGTGTACCATCTCAGGAGATCCCCATTACAAGACCTTTGATAAGCATGCGTACGACTTCCAGGGCACCTGCACCTATGCTGCTGCCAAGGCGTGCCACATTGAGGACACAGACCTGCAGCCTTTCTCAGTGGTGGTGGAGAATGAGAAGTGGAGCAGCGAACCAAACAATGCTGTGGCCAAGGCGGTGGTTGTGGAGGTTTATGGACAAACATTTGTGCTGAGGATTAACCAAGTTGGTGTAGTTATG GTGGATGGTGTGCTAACCAATGTGCCTTGTGACATCAATGAGGGTCAGGTGAAAATTTACAATGAAGGCTGGTACGTTGTCTTAAAAACCGACTTTGGTCTGAGGGTGACCTATGACCTTGTCTATCGTGTCACCATAACTGTCCCCTCCTCCTACCATGAGAAAACCTGTGGCCTGTGTGGCAACTTCAACCACAACAAATATGATGAATACCGTTTGCCCGACGGCAAAGAGACCAGAAGCATCAAAGAATTTGCTGCATCCTGGAAGGAGTCCGTGCACGGTGTGGTCTGTGATGATGGTTGCACGGGTGACAATTGCCCCCAGTGCCCAGAGCACAAGAAGAGCATTTTTGAGAATGATTGTCACATTATTAAAGACCCCAAAGGACCTTTTGCTGCCTGCCTGAATGTAATCGACCCTGAGTCGTACTTCAGAGATTGCGTGTATGACGTTTGCATGGGCGATGGAGACCGCCACATGCTATGCCATAGCATCGCTGCTTACGTGACCGACTGCCAGGACTTTGGGGTAGACATTGGAGACTGGAGGACTTCCAGCTTCTGTC CCTTGTCATGCCCTGACCACAGCCACTACAAAATCTGTGGTCAGACCTGTGACAAACCTTGCCCTGGACTCACATCCATCGCCTGCCCTGAAACTTGTGCAGAGGGCTGTGCCTGTGACCATGACTACTTCTACAACGGGACTGGCTGTATCAAATGGGACGAGTGCAGCTGTTACTATGATGGCCACACATACAAG ATTGGTGAGACTGTGGTCAATGATGACTGCACTGAGCGCTACACCTGTGAAGCCTCTGGCAAGGTGAAAGTTGAAAAAATACACTGCAAAAGCGACGAGATCTGCAAGGTGAAGGAAGGTGTCCGCAAGTGCTACCAACGCGACTGCTTGTATGAGTCCGATGGCGCCTTCACCACATTCAGTGGTCATGGAGGCAACGTTGATGTGTCGGGGGCGTTTGAGATCATCAAACTGTGCGATGGGGCTCTGGTAGAGGAGTTTTTCCGTGTGGTGGTGAAACTCGCTGCATGTGGAAACTCTGGCCTCAAGCGCGTTGAGGCTGTCTACGTCTTCTTTGAGGACATGGCCATTACTATTAACGCGAAGCACGAGACATGG GTGAATGGTAAGAGGGTCAACCTACCCGTCTTGTTCAAGAACGAGATATCGGTGAAGATCTCCGAGGAGACTGTGGTGGTTGAGAAGATCTCAGCTCTGCGTGTGACCTACACTGTGATGCAGGAGATTAGTGTCACTGTGAGTGACCACTTCACTGACAAGGTGTGTGGAGCTTGTGGAAAGGACAGTGCCACCTTCACCGTTGACAGCAAGACCATCAACAAGTGGATGGACAAGTGGAGAGCCCCTGACTTCCCAAGCTG tGACCTGTAA
- the LOC134435742 gene encoding IgGFc-binding protein-like isoform X2 — protein sequence MKTMGSFSCLAILLFCGFSAADWDVLKPLPKPDGLYTDMGMCWIMGNPHFRTFDSTYYNFMGNCTYMMASSHCGDGDGVGGREVPFFAVEVKSQKRPDQEIPVVEKVTVRVYDYTFTFQRQEYGIVRYDDNLWYLPMSPDLFRVVLLQSGMSVQLVTDFGLEVLYDWKQYLVVMLPESMRDKTCGLCGNFNSKGQDDLLLPNGSPAGSISELGNAWKVRGAAGDANCGDMCDGHCEKCQSSAIGHLANKVFCNLMTDLMNGPLKECSAIIPKKVYHDYCMYDVCMGKGMKNFLCDTLQVYSDACQRAGFRVFNWRSLAGCPNPQCPKNSHYEHCGTACPATCANRKAESNCISPCVASCVCDEGFVLTGNKCVRESQCGCLYKKTGSYVPPGTTFWTDNCEESCTCEADGHLKCTSNGCPSGKECKVVKGKIGCHPSTYGTCTISGDPHYKTFDKHAYDFQGTCTYAAAKACHIEDTDLQPFSVVVENEKWSSEPNNAVAKAVVVEVYGQTFVLRINQVGVVMVDGVLTNVPCDINEGQVKIYNEGWYVVLKTDFGLRVTYDLVYRVTITVPSSYHEKTCGLCGNFNHNKYDEYRLPDGKETRSIKEFAASWKESVHGVVCDDGCTGDNCPQCPEHKKSIFENDCHIIKDPKGPFAACLNVIDPESYFRDCVYDVCMGDGDRHMLCHSIAAYVTDCQDFGVDIGDWRTSSFCPLSCPDHSHYKICGQTCDKPCPGLTSIACPETCAEGCACDHDYFYNGTGCIKWDECSCYYDGHTYKIGETVVNDDCTERYTCEASGKVKVEKIHCKSDEICKVKEGVRKCYQRDCLYESDGAFTTFSGHGGNVDVSGAFEIIKLCDGALVEEFFRVVVKLAACGNSGLKRVEAVYVFFEDMAITINAKHETWVNGKRVNLPVLFKNEISVKISEETVVVEKISALRVTYTVMQEISVTVSDHFTDKVCGACGKDSATFTVDSKTINKWMDKWRAPDFPSCDL from the exons ATGAAGACGATGGGGAGTTTTTCTTGTCTCGCTATTTTGCTCTTTTGTG GCTTCAGTGCCGCGGATTGGGATGTGCTGAAGCCCTTGCCGAAGCCTGATGGCCTCTACACTGACATGGGCATGTGTTGGATCATGGGCAACCCCCACTTCCGCACCTTCGACAGCACCTATTACAACTTCATGGGCAACTGCACATACATGATGGCTTCAAGCCACtgtggggatggtgatggtgttggtggtcgTGAGGTCCCCTTCTTTGCCGTGGAGGTGAAAAGTCAGAAGCGCCCTGATCAGGAGATACCTGTGGTGGAGAAGGTCACCGTCAGGGTCTACGACTACACCTTCACTTTCCAACGCCAAGAATATGGAATAGTGAGA TATGACGACAACCTGTGGTATCTGCCAATGAGCCCGGACCTCTTCAGGGTAGTCCTGTTGCAAAGCGGCATGTCCGTGCAGCTGGTGACGGACTTTGGGCTGGAGGTGCTTTATGACTGGAAGCAGTACCTGGTGGTTATGCTGCCCGAATCAATGAGGGACAAGACCTGTGGCCTGTGCGGAAACTTCAACAGCAAGGGCCAGGACGACCTGCTCCTGCCAAACGGCAGCCCTGCTGGCAGCATCTCGGAGCTGGGCAACGCCTGGAAGGTGCGTGGTGCTGCCGGTGACGCCAACTGTGGCGACATGTGCGACGGCCACTGCGAGAAGTGCCAGAGCAGTGCGATAGGCCACCTGGCCAACAAGGTGTTCTGCAACCTGATGACCGACTTGATGAACGGGCCCCTGAAGGAGTGCAGCGCCATCATCCCCAAGAAGGTCTACCATGACTATTGCATGTACGACGTATGCATGGGGAAGGGCATGAAGAACTTCCTGTGCGACACGCTGCAGGTCTACAGCGATGCCTGCCAGAGGGCCGGCTTCAGGGTCTTCAACTGGAGAAGCCTGGCCGGATGCC cCAATCCTCAGTGCCCCAAGAACAGCCACTATGAGCACTGCGGCACCGCCTGCCCTGCCACATGCGCCAACAGAAAGGCAGAGTCCAACTGTATATCTCCGTGTGtcgccagctgtgtgtgtgacgAGGGTTTTGTTCTCACGGGCAACAAGTGTGTCCGCGAGTCTCAGTGCGGCTGCCTGTACAAGAAGACCGGAAGTTATGTGCCACCAG GTACTACCTTCTGGACAGACAACTGCGAGGAGTCGTGCACCTGCGAGGCCGACGGTCATCTGAAATGCACATCAAACGGGTGCCCGAGCGGGAAGGAGTGCAAGGTGGTCAAGGGGAAAATCGGTTGCCACCCCTCGACTTACGGCACGTGTACCATCTCAGGAGATCCCCATTACAAGACCTTTGATAAGCATGCGTACGACTTCCAGGGCACCTGCACCTATGCTGCTGCCAAGGCGTGCCACATTGAGGACACAGACCTGCAGCCTTTCTCAGTGGTGGTGGAGAATGAGAAGTGGAGCAGCGAACCAAACAATGCTGTGGCCAAGGCGGTGGTTGTGGAGGTTTATGGACAAACATTTGTGCTGAGGATTAACCAAGTTGGTGTAGTTATG GTGGATGGTGTGCTAACCAATGTGCCTTGTGACATCAATGAGGGTCAGGTGAAAATTTACAATGAAGGCTGGTACGTTGTCTTAAAAACCGACTTTGGTCTGAGGGTGACCTATGACCTTGTCTATCGTGTCACCATAACTGTCCCCTCCTCCTACCATGAGAAAACCTGTGGCCTGTGTGGCAACTTCAACCACAACAAATATGATGAATACCGTTTGCCCGACGGCAAAGAGACCAGAAGCATCAAAGAATTTGCTGCATCCTGGAAGGAGTCCGTGCACGGTGTGGTCTGTGATGATGGTTGCACGGGTGACAATTGCCCCCAGTGCCCAGAGCACAAGAAGAGCATTTTTGAGAATGATTGTCACATTATTAAAGACCCCAAAGGACCTTTTGCTGCCTGCCTGAATGTAATCGACCCTGAGTCGTACTTCAGAGATTGCGTGTATGACGTTTGCATGGGCGATGGAGACCGCCACATGCTATGCCATAGCATCGCTGCTTACGTGACCGACTGCCAGGACTTTGGGGTAGACATTGGAGACTGGAGGACTTCCAGCTTCTGTC CCTTGTCATGCCCTGACCACAGCCACTACAAAATCTGTGGTCAGACCTGTGACAAACCTTGCCCTGGACTCACATCCATCGCCTGCCCTGAAACTTGTGCAGAGGGCTGTGCCTGTGACCATGACTACTTCTACAACGGGACTGGCTGTATCAAATGGGACGAGTGCAGCTGTTACTATGATGGCCACACATACAAG ATTGGTGAGACTGTGGTCAATGATGACTGCACTGAGCGCTACACCTGTGAAGCCTCTGGCAAGGTGAAAGTTGAAAAAATACACTGCAAAAGCGACGAGATCTGCAAGGTGAAGGAAGGTGTCCGCAAGTGCTACCAACGCGACTGCTTGTATGAGTCCGATGGCGCCTTCACCACATTCAGTGGTCATGGAGGCAACGTTGATGTGTCGGGGGCGTTTGAGATCATCAAACTGTGCGATGGGGCTCTGGTAGAGGAGTTTTTCCGTGTGGTGGTGAAACTCGCTGCATGTGGAAACTCTGGCCTCAAGCGCGTTGAGGCTGTCTACGTCTTCTTTGAGGACATGGCCATTACTATTAACGCGAAGCACGAGACATGG GTGAATGGTAAGAGGGTCAACCTACCCGTCTTGTTCAAGAACGAGATATCGGTGAAGATCTCCGAGGAGACTGTGGTGGTTGAGAAGATCTCAGCTCTGCGTGTGACCTACACTGTGATGCAGGAGATTAGTGTCACTGTGAGTGACCACTTCACTGACAAGGTGTGTGGAGCTTGTGGAAAGGACAGTGCCACCTTCACCGTTGACAGCAAGACCATCAACAAGTGGATGGACAAGTGGAGAGCCCCTGACTTCCCAAGCTG tGACCTGTAA
- the LOC134436812 gene encoding cytosolic non-specific dipeptidase-like — protein MANLPEIFKYVDDHQEEYIQRLAEWVAVQSVSAWPEKRGEIKKQMEMAAKDLEKLGGTVELVDIGTQKLADGKEIPLPPIILGNLGSDPAKKTVCIYGHLDVQPAALEDGWDTEPFKLVEVDGKLYGRGSTDDKGPVLAWFNCIEAYQKTKQELPINIKFCFEGMEESGSKGLDELVFSRKDSFFNDVDYVCISDSYWLGKTKPCITYAGRGICYFFIEVECCDKDLHSGVFGGAVHEAMTDLIAMMGSLVDKKGKILVPGMYESVAKLTEEEKKLYEKIDFDMDEYCKDVGACKLLHDTKEQILMHRWRYPSLSLHGIQGAFSEGGAKTVIPRKVIGKFSIRLVPDMDPKHVEKLVISHLHKQFAERESPNKMKAYTGHGAKAWVADFNHPHFMAGRRAMKTVFGVEPDLTRGGGSIPVTLTFQEATGRNVMLLPVGSSDDGAHSQNEKLSGGQLIRSRLEATWCPQPKMNSVLQDPRTIQHTADRKLSRLV, from the exons ATGGCTAACCTTCCAGAAATCTTCAAGTACGTGGATGACCACCAAGAAGAGTACATCCAG CGTTTGGCAGAATGGGTCGCTGTACAGAGTGTGTCTGCGTGGCCAGAGAAACGTGGGGAGATCAAAAAGCAGATGGAGATGGCTGCAAAGGATCTTGAGAAACTCGGAGGAACAGTGGAGCTGGTCGACATCGGCACACAGAAG CTGGCGGATGGCAAGGAGATCCCTCTTCCTCCCATCATCTTGGGCAACCTGGGCTCAGATCCTGCCAAGAAGACCGTGTGCATCTACGGCCACCTTGACGTTCAGCCCGCAGCACTCGAGGACGGCTGGGACACAGAGCCTTTCAAACTGGTGGAGGTAGATG GAAAGTTGTATGGAAGAGGCTCGACTGATGACAAGGGCCCGGTCCTGGCCTGGTTCAACTGCATTGAGGCTTACCAGAAGACCAAGCAG GAGCTTCCCATCAACATCAAGTTCTGTTTTGAGGGGATGGAGGAGTCTGGCTCGAAGGGCCTGGACGAGCTGGTCTTCTCGCGGAAGGACTCCTTCTTCAACGACGTGGACTACGTCTGCATCTCCGACAGCTACTGGCTGGGCAAGACCAAGCCCTGCATCACCTACGCGGGGCGCGGCATCTGCTACTTCTTCATTGAG GTGGAGTGTTGTGATAAGGACCTGCACTCTGGAGTGTTCGGAGGCGCAGTGCACGAGGCCATGACGGACTTGATCGCAATGATGG GTTCCCTGGTGGACAAAAAGGGGAAGATCCTGGTGCCTGGGATGTACGAATCCGTAGCCAAGCtcacggaggaggagaagaagctcTATGAGAAGATCGACTTCGACATGGACGAGTACTGCAAGGATGTCGGCGCATGCAAACTGCTGCACGACACAAAA GAACAAATTCTGATGCATCGATGGAggtacccatctctctccctgcatgGAATCCAGGGTGCTTTCTCCGAAGGCGGGGCCAAGACTGTCATTCCCCGCAAGGTCATTGGCAAGTTCTCCATCCGTCTCGTCCCAGACATGGACCCCAAGCATGTGGAGAAGTTG GTCATCAGTCACCTCCACAAGCAGTTTGCGGAGCGCGAGAGCCCTAACAAGATGAAGGCCTACACGGGCCACGGGGCCAAGGCCTGGGTGGCGGACTTCAACCACCCACACTTCATGGCCGGCAGAAGAGCCATGAAGACTG TGTTCGGTGTGGAGCCTGATCTGACCAGGGGGGGAGGCAGCATCCCAGTCACCCTGACCTTTCAGGAGGCCACGGGACGCAACGTCATGCTCCTCCCAGTGGGCTCCTCCGATGACGGAGCTCACTCACAGAACGAGAAGCTCAGTGGAG